The proteins below are encoded in one region of Myxocyprinus asiaticus isolate MX2 ecotype Aquarium Trade chromosome 13, UBuf_Myxa_2, whole genome shotgun sequence:
- the LOC127450625 gene encoding macrophage mannose receptor 1-like codes for MDQIVYFTLLLTAVFSLSACVSRQYYFVNQKKSCTEAQRYCRENYMDLATLDNKNDIEELMKSVNSNQVVDVWIGLMKTVNYKWKWSLGDPVFYTQLDSQYRNWELSQPNGSSNEDCVYMNGDGKWHNNYCTNKWSFICYNDSSKGYVPVLQTMVWRDAQSYCRANHTDLVGVRNQTENQQIQQIMNDCGINKIWIGLFRDLWEWSDQSKSSFRNWKPSEPNNINGNENGAVLTVSVNLGWQDWPCDSIHPFVCHEDKLVLIQMNVTWNEALRYCRENHVDLVSVHTEQIQRRIMNVVKKASTAAVWMGLHHYCAMNMWIWVRGEVVCYQNWAAGNGTGMEGCRDQRRVGAVQSRGDQRWISLTQTHKLNFICTNSQNF; via the exons ATGGACCAAATTGTTTATTTCACACTTCTGCTCACAG CTGTCTTCAGTTTATCTGCATGTGTTTCACGGCAGTATTACTTTGTGAATCAGAAAAAGAGCTGTACTGAAGCTCAGAGATACTGTAGAGAGAATTACATGGATCTGGCCACACTCGACAACAAGAACGACATTGAAGAGCTGATGAAGAGTGTGAACAGTAATCAGGTCGTGGACGTCTGGATCGGGCTGATGAAAACAGTCAATTATAAATGGAAGTGGTCTCTGGGTGACCCTGTGTTCTACACACAACTTGATTCACAGTATCGAAACTGGGAACTGAGTCAACCAAATGGCAGCTCAAATGaagactgtgtttacatgaatggGGATGGAAAATGGCACAATAATTACTGTACAAATAAGTGGTCTTTCATTTGCTACAATG ACAGCAGTAAAGGATACGTCCCTGTCCTCCAGACAATGGTTTGGAGAGATGCTCAGAGTTACTGCCGAGCGAATCACACCGATCTGGTCGGTGTGAGGAACCAGACAGAGAATCAACAGATCCAGCAGATCATGAATGATTGCGGGATCAATAAAATCTGGATCGGTCTGTTCAGAGACTTGTGGGAATGGTCAGATCAGAGCAAATCCTCGTTCAGAAACTGGAAACCTTCTGAACCCAATAATattaatgggaatgaaaatggCGCAGTGCTTACGGTCAGTGTGAACCTGGGATGGCAAGACTGGCCATGTGATTCCATACATCCCTTTGTCTGTCATGAAG ATAAACTAGTTTTAATCCAGATGAATGTGACCTGGAATGAAGCTCTGAGATACTGCCGAGAGAATCATGTGGACCTTGTATCGGTTCACACAGAGCAGATTCAGCGTCGCATCATGAATGTGGTTAAAAAGGCCTCAACCGCTGCCGTGTGGATGGGTCTACATCACTACTGCGCCATGAACATGTGGATCTGGGTGAGGGGGGAGGTCGTGTGTTATCAGAACTGGGCTGCAGGTAATGGGACAGGAATGGAAGGGTGCAGGGACCAAAGAAGAGTTGGAGCTGTTCAGTCCAGAGGAGATCAGCGCTGGATCAGCCTTACTCAAACTCACAAACTCAACTTCATCTGCACCAACTCTCAAA ATTTCTGA